One segment of Aquimarina sp. BL5 DNA contains the following:
- a CDS encoding GNAT family N-acetyltransferase, with amino-acid sequence MEKIKNNIQHQYHKIYSKFFSDFGTIEIRPFRISEDCEVLHEWVNMDYAFFWGMQGYDLQQVRQEYIKLMEPEHYDVFVGVFEGNPVFILERYHPKQDVVGTLYPPQNGDCGIHIIVAPPRIKLPNFTWYLFTAIMDFVFRDSSVNRILVEPDIRNKKMFALCQRIGFQLDKIIELPNKTAQIAFLDRQQHLTSISKINKRSAMNTLDNPVSPQQSIAHLQPEVWAEVNTLFVTKAICEFSHELLIKPVVLEQLKDGWNSYILKTDNPTIQYQFNAKPLALNHLYIESASIKKYEESKSVVVHGVLFIKEFRKQLGIKDTQMPLYLEEIISTLYGSAFKYLKGNPTSEELATSDFQTIEQSMTEGHPGFVANNGRIGFDSSDYRSYAPEAGNSFSLLWLAGHKSKAVYAATEALSYDVLIQQELASETIENFKESIRNKGFDPDDYFFIPMHPWQWFNKLANIFSPEIATGNLICLGYGPDQYLAQQSIRTLFNRTNPKKFYTKTALSILNMGFMRGLPLYYLGTAPKMAVWLEALLYNDPYIQETGFRMLSEIASVSYVNPYFEEFGPHNDYNKMLASLWRESPIANITEKQQAMTMAAFLHIDHNGEALLPKIIKKSGLTVKDWLQKYLEAYLSPLLHCFYHFDLVFMPHGENIIMVLEDQVPVKSFLKDITEEACILNPEVKLPDHLKRMYAPVPEDVKLLSIFTDIFDGFFRFMSHILVAHTNFEEEQFWKMVADVIQEYQDRYPEKEAKFKQYNLFAPEFQLSCLNRLQLNNHKQMIDLDDPVALLQFAGKLENPIAAFRKDLVGTTS; translated from the coding sequence ATGGAAAAAATAAAAAATAACATACAACACCAATATCATAAAATCTATTCAAAATTCTTTTCAGATTTTGGGACGATAGAAATACGACCCTTTAGAATATCTGAAGATTGCGAAGTATTGCACGAGTGGGTAAATATGGACTATGCTTTTTTTTGGGGAATGCAAGGGTATGATTTACAACAGGTACGACAAGAATATATAAAATTAATGGAACCAGAACACTATGATGTTTTTGTAGGTGTTTTTGAAGGTAATCCGGTTTTTATATTAGAAAGATATCATCCTAAACAAGATGTTGTAGGTACTTTATATCCTCCTCAAAACGGGGACTGTGGCATTCATATTATTGTAGCCCCTCCGCGTATTAAGCTTCCAAATTTTACTTGGTATCTATTTACGGCTATTATGGATTTTGTTTTTAGAGATTCATCAGTTAATAGAATTTTGGTAGAACCTGATATCCGTAATAAAAAGATGTTTGCCCTATGTCAGCGAATAGGTTTTCAACTAGATAAAATTATAGAACTCCCAAATAAGACTGCTCAAATAGCATTTTTGGACAGGCAACAACATCTTACATCAATTTCAAAAATTAATAAAAGAAGTGCTATGAACACCTTAGACAACCCGGTTTCACCCCAACAATCAATAGCTCATTTACAGCCAGAAGTTTGGGCTGAAGTAAATACACTTTTTGTAACCAAAGCAATTTGCGAATTCAGTCACGAACTTCTTATTAAACCTGTTGTTTTAGAACAATTAAAAGATGGTTGGAATAGTTATATCCTAAAAACAGATAATCCTACCATCCAATATCAGTTTAATGCAAAACCGTTAGCATTAAATCATTTATATATAGAATCAGCATCTATTAAGAAATACGAAGAAAGTAAATCGGTAGTTGTTCATGGTGTTTTGTTTATTAAGGAATTTAGAAAACAACTGGGTATTAAGGATACGCAAATGCCTTTATATTTAGAAGAGATCATCAGTACATTATACGGTAGTGCATTTAAATATCTAAAAGGTAATCCAACTTCGGAAGAGCTAGCAACTTCAGATTTTCAGACTATTGAACAGTCTATGACAGAGGGACATCCTGGTTTTGTCGCTAATAATGGTCGTATCGGTTTCGACAGTAGTGATTATAGGTCGTATGCTCCCGAAGCTGGTAATTCCTTTTCCTTATTATGGCTAGCAGGTCATAAAAGTAAAGCAGTATATGCTGCTACAGAAGCGTTATCATATGATGTTTTGATACAACAAGAATTAGCTAGTGAAACAATAGAAAATTTTAAAGAAAGTATAAGAAATAAAGGTTTTGATCCGGATGACTATTTCTTTATTCCTATGCATCCATGGCAATGGTTTAATAAGTTGGCTAATATCTTTTCGCCAGAAATTGCTACCGGAAATTTAATATGCTTAGGGTATGGTCCAGATCAATACCTTGCTCAGCAATCTATCAGAACCTTATTTAATAGAACCAATCCTAAAAAATTCTATACTAAAACAGCACTTTCTATTTTAAACATGGGATTTATGCGTGGGCTTCCGCTATATTATCTAGGTACCGCACCTAAAATGGCAGTCTGGTTAGAAGCATTGCTTTATAATGACCCTTATATTCAGGAAACTGGTTTTAGGATGTTAAGTGAAATTGCATCTGTGAGCTATGTGAATCCTTATTTTGAAGAATTTGGGCCGCACAATGATTACAATAAGATGTTAGCTTCACTTTGGAGAGAAAGTCCTATTGCAAACATAACAGAAAAACAACAAGCCATGACTATGGCGGCGTTTCTGCACATAGACCATAATGGAGAAGCTTTATTACCAAAAATTATCAAAAAATCAGGTTTGACCGTTAAGGATTGGCTTCAAAAATATCTAGAAGCTTATTTAAGTCCATTATTACATTGCTTTTATCATTTTGATTTAGTGTTTATGCCTCATGGAGAGAATATTATTATGGTATTGGAAGATCAAGTACCAGTAAAATCTTTTTTAAAGGACATAACAGAAGAAGCTTGTATTCTAAATCCGGAAGTTAAATTACCGGATCATCTAAAACGGATGTATGCTCCCGTTCCTGAGGATGTGAAATTACTTTCGATTTTTACAGATATATTCGATGGTTTTTTCAGGTTTATGTCTCACATTCTAGTTGCACATACCAACTTTGAAGAAGAACAATTTTGGAAAATGGTTGCAGATGTTATTCAAGAATATCAGGATCGTTATCCAGAAAAAGAGGCAAAATTTAAGCAATATAATTTGTTTGCCCCAGAATTTCAATTGTCTTGTTTAAATAGATTACAACTAAACAATCATAAACAAATGATTGATTTAGATGATCCTGTAGCATTACTTCAGTTTGCTGGTAAACTAGAGAATCCCATTGCTGCTTTTAGAAAAGATTTAGTAGGTACAACTTCATAG
- a CDS encoding MFS transporter produces the protein MKNFLILMTLVAVVSDYLLHPFYPQFFEARFGVNDPELVGYYFAAICFMVMISFPFWAYVSKKIAELNILIYTQFVAGILALCCYATTSYINFWIISLVMILFKGSYLLVYPYILKIITKQEHPKTIGLLSVVVHLGGILGAVIGGATVDLIDASYIFLIMALGDFIQMGMSAYLLRSKKYKITKTSEPEEFIKEKTKMIPKGFILKIGLITMILYFSDFLIRPFFATYWESISGYESKLISGAIYAIPGFVALIALWINTKIKETNNGFLQIVSILFIGIVGLFLQGIHMEIMVIIGRIIYGWAIFQGVVKFDVLLFEFSTPDSYAMDYSKVHFFQNLGVLLSSFSVGLLVDNYGLRIPFLVALGGFSITLLLYYLIFKVAPKLTSKQLAKS, from the coding sequence ATGAAGAATTTTCTGATCCTAATGACCTTGGTGGCTGTAGTAAGTGATTATTTGCTGCATCCATTTTATCCTCAATTTTTTGAAGCTCGATTTGGAGTAAATGATCCAGAGTTGGTGGGTTATTATTTTGCTGCCATTTGCTTTATGGTTATGATTTCATTTCCTTTTTGGGCATATGTTTCTAAAAAAATAGCAGAGCTAAATATCCTTATATATACACAGTTCGTAGCAGGAATATTAGCTTTATGTTGTTATGCAACTACATCGTATATAAACTTTTGGATCATTTCTTTAGTAATGATCTTATTTAAAGGAAGCTATTTATTAGTGTATCCATATATTCTAAAAATCATTACAAAACAAGAGCATCCCAAAACCATAGGTTTGTTGTCTGTAGTCGTGCATCTTGGCGGAATATTAGGCGCAGTAATAGGAGGTGCCACAGTAGATTTAATTGATGCTAGTTATATTTTTCTGATTATGGCATTAGGAGATTTTATACAGATGGGTATGAGCGCGTATTTATTAAGAAGCAAAAAATATAAGATAACTAAAACTTCAGAACCCGAAGAGTTCATAAAGGAAAAAACAAAAATGATTCCTAAAGGTTTTATCCTCAAAATAGGATTGATCACTATGATTTTATATTTCAGTGATTTTTTAATAAGACCATTTTTTGCAACCTATTGGGAAAGTATTTCGGGGTACGAGTCTAAATTAATTTCAGGAGCAATATATGCGATACCTGGTTTTGTAGCGCTGATTGCTTTATGGATAAATACCAAAATAAAAGAAACAAATAACGGGTTTCTACAAATAGTTTCGATACTTTTTATAGGTATCGTTGGATTATTCCTGCAAGGGATTCATATGGAAATAATGGTCATCATAGGAAGAATCATTTATGGTTGGGCAATTTTTCAGGGAGTGGTCAAATTTGATGTGCTACTCTTCGAATTCAGCACACCTGATTCTTATGCTATGGATTATAGTAAAGTGCACTTTTTTCAAAATCTAGGAGTGTTATTGTCTTCTTTTTCTGTGGGTTTACTGGTAGATAATTATGGATTGAGAATTCCATTTTTAGTTGCTTTAGGCGGTTTTAGTATCACTTTATTACTGTATTATTTAATTTTTAAAGTTGCTCCAAAACTCACTTCTAAACAATTAGCTAAGTCATAA
- a CDS encoding aspartate aminotransferase family protein has protein sequence MLLDTRTNLVFDQKVDHFFDTQSKYTYEEYIHKALQYVMSYLDRDHFYPGEVCDFQEKKDLLSPNKNETLSVDEALNEIKELYLDHTIAFHHPNYVAHLNCPVLLPALVGDLIASSVNTAVETWDQSISATYIEQEMIGWICDKMNLPSTADGVFTSGGTQSNFMALLLARDDYAFKHFGLNLKENGWSDVVSKFRFFCSDKAHFSIRKNAALMGMGYNSVIPVATDEKMKMKVDALVQAIEKEKQIGNIPIAIVATAGTTDFGSFDPLDTIAKIAKEYDIWFHVDGAYGGSYVLTETHRHLLSGIKQADSVTIDFHKTMFQPVCSSAFLVRDTKHFKYISYYADYLNPLEHRDEECPNLIEKSIQTTRRFDALKLWFTLKMTGEKNIGAFLEKVHYLALDLYHSIKDDIYFEMAHKPELSTLVFRCKDPDIESEVFQDTMNLHIKNTLFKSGQASIASTKFNGKTYLKFTLLNPKSTIDDLLNIIQMIKDTGKSYNNKNHN, from the coding sequence ATGCTCCTCGACACACGAACCAACCTTGTTTTTGATCAAAAAGTTGATCATTTTTTCGATACTCAATCCAAATATACTTACGAAGAATACATTCATAAAGCATTGCAATATGTAATGTCTTATTTAGATAGAGATCATTTTTATCCTGGAGAAGTATGCGATTTTCAAGAAAAGAAAGACTTACTATCTCCTAATAAGAATGAGACCTTATCAGTGGATGAGGCTCTTAATGAAATTAAAGAATTGTACTTGGATCATACCATTGCTTTTCATCATCCTAATTATGTGGCTCATCTTAATTGTCCAGTTTTACTTCCTGCTTTGGTAGGGGATTTAATCGCTTCATCTGTAAATACTGCAGTAGAAACTTGGGATCAAAGTATATCTGCTACTTACATAGAACAAGAAATGATTGGATGGATTTGTGATAAAATGAATTTACCATCCACTGCGGATGGTGTTTTTACCAGTGGTGGAACCCAGTCCAATTTTATGGCATTATTATTAGCACGAGATGATTATGCTTTTAAACATTTCGGGTTGAATCTAAAAGAGAATGGCTGGTCTGATGTAGTATCTAAGTTTCGTTTTTTCTGCTCGGATAAAGCACATTTTAGTATTAGAAAAAACGCCGCGCTTATGGGTATGGGATACAATTCTGTGATTCCAGTAGCTACAGACGAAAAGATGAAAATGAAGGTAGACGCATTAGTGCAAGCTATAGAAAAAGAAAAGCAGATAGGAAATATACCGATCGCCATTGTAGCAACTGCTGGAACTACAGATTTTGGTAGTTTTGATCCTTTAGACACCATTGCAAAAATAGCCAAGGAATACGATATCTGGTTTCATGTAGATGGAGCATATGGAGGTAGTTATGTCCTAACAGAGACGCACCGTCATCTTTTAAGTGGAATCAAACAAGCAGATTCTGTTACCATTGATTTTCATAAAACGATGTTTCAGCCGGTGTGCTCCAGTGCTTTTTTAGTAAGGGATACGAAGCATTTTAAATACATTTCGTATTACGCAGATTATCTAAATCCATTAGAACATAGAGATGAAGAATGCCCTAATCTGATAGAAAAATCAATTCAAACTACTAGAAGATTTGATGCGCTTAAACTCTGGTTTACCCTAAAGATGACCGGAGAAAAAAATATAGGGGCATTTTTAGAAAAAGTGCATTATCTAGCGTTAGATCTTTATCATAGTATTAAAGATGATATTTATTTCGAAATGGCTCATAAGCCAGAGCTAAGCACATTAGTTTTTAGATGTAAAGATCCAGATATAGAATCAGAAGTATTTCAGGATACAATGAATCTTCATATTAAAAATACCTTATTTAAATCCGGTCAAGCTTCGATTGCTAGTACAAAATTTAATGGAAAAACCTATTTAAAATTTACATTACTAAATCCTAAAAGTACCATTGATGATCTCTTAAATATCATCCAGATGATCAAGGATACAGGAAAATCTTATAACAATAAAAATCATAATTAA
- a CDS encoding GNAT family N-acetyltransferase — MENTEIIQSIVFSRTIENFGTIHLRHLDFDSDITTIHKWVTKEYTRYWGMLDSSLEEVQSEYTALVSRKDYDVFVGIYNGAPIFLMEKYKASTDRIAKYYSARDTDYGMHILVAPSEHKITGFTWNVFSTVLEYFFGLPEVERIVVEPDIRNEKIHTLNKKAGFIYQKEIELPEKIAGLAFCETLDYRKAKNALREKTKLMTNLDISNSLKESYAHLNPLTWASVNRSLVSKAISEFSHELLFKPQQKTNNQKWNKYVLIADTPGITYEFIAQRYALDHWYIDETSIVKKVNDIPEPVDALQFIIDFVYTLEIPKHLLPVYLEEISSTLSGAAYKKVNNLFSSDELVNSSFQDIEHAMTEGHPCFVANNGRIGFDGQDYLQYAPETNQPFKIYWIAGHKSKTTYTSIHKFEYKSLMHKELGVQLIAKFNTKLESLGLDTSSYFFIPVHPWQWNNKILQVFAADIANQNLVFLGEGEDYFSAQQSIRTLYNKSNPEKMYTKTALSILNMGFMRGLSPSYMKSTPHITSWITELLDEDAYLKKNGFTMLGEVATVGFQNTFYEVLGKTNAHNNMLSALWRESPHTKIKKNQELMTMAALLHVDTEGHSLMGALINASSCDAKSWIRKYLNAYLTPLLHCFYTYGFVFMPHGENIIMVLENHIPVKILMKDITEEVIVFNEELELPEKVKRLYTETSDTMKVLSIFTDVFDCFFRFMAPILDRDLGYSENDFWQEVAFCIHSYQSEHPALQSKFDRYDLFVQKFDRCCLNRLQLKNTQQMLNLADPMASLILEGTLENPIAKFKNTKLNNRKSELVEDN, encoded by the coding sequence ATGGAAAATACTGAAATCATACAAAGCATTGTTTTTTCGAGGACGATTGAAAATTTTGGAACCATACATCTACGCCATTTAGATTTTGATTCTGATATTACTACTATTCATAAATGGGTAACAAAAGAATATACTAGATATTGGGGCATGTTGGATAGCTCATTAGAAGAAGTACAATCAGAATATACAGCATTAGTTTCTAGAAAAGATTATGATGTTTTTGTAGGAATTTATAATGGAGCCCCCATCTTCTTGATGGAAAAATATAAAGCTTCAACAGATAGAATTGCTAAATACTATTCTGCTAGAGATACTGATTACGGGATGCACATTTTGGTAGCCCCATCAGAACATAAAATAACTGGATTTACATGGAATGTTTTTAGTACAGTACTCGAATATTTTTTTGGATTACCAGAGGTAGAAAGGATAGTAGTAGAACCAGATATTAGAAATGAAAAGATTCATACCCTTAATAAAAAAGCAGGATTTATATACCAAAAAGAAATCGAATTACCTGAAAAAATAGCGGGATTAGCTTTTTGTGAAACACTGGATTATAGAAAAGCAAAAAATGCGTTGCGAGAAAAAACAAAACTAATGACCAACTTAGATATATCAAATTCGTTGAAAGAGTCCTATGCTCATCTCAATCCATTGACTTGGGCAAGTGTAAATAGATCTCTTGTAAGCAAAGCAATTAGTGAGTTTTCACACGAATTGCTTTTTAAACCTCAACAAAAAACAAATAACCAAAAGTGGAATAAGTATGTCCTAATTGCAGATACTCCTGGAATTACCTATGAGTTTATCGCTCAGAGATATGCTTTGGATCATTGGTATATTGATGAAACTTCCATTGTTAAAAAAGTCAATGACATACCAGAACCAGTTGACGCTTTACAATTTATTATTGATTTTGTATACACTTTAGAAATACCAAAGCATTTACTTCCTGTGTATTTGGAAGAAATATCCAGTACATTATCAGGTGCGGCATATAAGAAAGTAAACAATTTATTTTCATCAGATGAGTTGGTAAATAGCTCCTTCCAGGATATAGAACACGCAATGACAGAAGGGCACCCTTGTTTTGTAGCAAATAACGGAAGAATAGGTTTCGATGGTCAGGATTATTTGCAATACGCCCCAGAAACGAATCAGCCTTTTAAAATATATTGGATAGCAGGTCATAAAAGTAAAACAACCTATACTTCGATCCATAAATTTGAATACAAATCTTTAATGCATAAAGAGTTAGGTGTACAGTTAATCGCAAAATTTAATACAAAATTAGAATCCTTGGGGTTAGATACCAGTTCGTATTTTTTTATTCCTGTACATCCCTGGCAGTGGAATAACAAGATACTGCAGGTATTTGCAGCAGATATTGCGAATCAAAATTTAGTATTCTTAGGAGAAGGGGAAGATTATTTCTCTGCGCAACAATCAATTAGAACACTTTATAATAAGAGTAATCCGGAAAAAATGTACACCAAAACAGCTTTGTCTATTCTGAATATGGGGTTTATGAGAGGACTTTCTCCTTCTTATATGAAGAGTACGCCCCACATTACGAGTTGGATTACAGAATTGTTGGATGAGGATGCCTATCTAAAGAAGAACGGTTTTACTATGTTAGGAGAAGTTGCTACTGTTGGTTTCCAGAATACTTTCTATGAAGTGCTAGGAAAAACCAATGCTCATAACAATATGTTATCTGCTTTATGGAGAGAAAGTCCACATACTAAAATAAAGAAGAATCAAGAATTAATGACGATGGCCGCATTGCTTCATGTCGATACAGAGGGTCATTCGTTAATGGGAGCATTGATCAATGCTTCTTCATGCGATGCCAAAAGCTGGATTCGAAAATATTTGAATGCATATCTAACGCCGTTATTGCATTGTTTTTATACCTATGGATTTGTTTTTATGCCACACGGAGAAAACATTATTATGGTTTTGGAAAATCATATTCCAGTAAAAATTCTAATGAAAGATATTACGGAAGAAGTGATTGTTTTTAATGAGGAATTAGAATTACCCGAAAAAGTAAAACGGTTATATACAGAAACTTCTGATACGATGAAAGTGTTATCGATTTTCACAGATGTTTTCGATTGTTTTTTTAGGTTTATGGCTCCGATTTTGGATAGAGATCTTGGTTATTCTGAGAATGATTTTTGGCAAGAAGTAGCGTTTTGTATTCATTCCTATCAATCAGAACATCCAGCATTACAATCGAAGTTTGATCGATATGATCTTTTCGTGCAGAAATTTGATAGATGTTGTCTGAACAGATTACAACTTAAGAATACTCAGCAAATGCTAAATCTTGCAGATCCCATGGCAAGCTTGATTCTAGAGGGAACGCTAGAAAATCCCATAGCTAAGTTTAAGAATACAAAATTGAATAATCGAAAGTCTGAACTTGTTGAAGACAATTAA
- a CDS encoding lysine N(6)-hydroxylase/L-ornithine N(5)-oxygenase family protein — translation MMQKEEKIYDFIGIGVGPMNLGLACLSDPIAELEGLFLDKKEKFDWHPGMMLQDTTLQIPFMADLVTLADPTNPFSFLNYIKEQGRIYSFYIRENFLLLRNEYNQYCRWAIDKLTNVHFETEVVEIAYDEKGKYYTVFSKCVKTNKRNIYKARRLVLGTGTSPYIPSCCNSLKKEAVHSSSYLPSKKKLQAKKSITVLGSGQSAAEIFYDLLQEIDDKGYELNWITRSPRFFPLEYAKLTLEMTSPEYVDYFYNLPKHKRNHLINSQKHLYKGINQNLIADIFDLIYTKRLLADVKINLRTNSELQNVTYDDTLEKFYLEIHQHEQDKYYRHRTEGLVLATGYQYQKPKFIDSISDRIQWDEKGRYDVHRNYAIDHSENEIFVQNAELHTHGFVTPDLGMAAYRNSYIIKEFMGTDYYAIEKKVAFQQFDVLEEEEIMMEASMK, via the coding sequence ATGATGCAGAAAGAAGAAAAAATATACGATTTTATTGGGATTGGAGTGGGCCCAATGAACTTAGGATTGGCTTGTTTATCAGACCCAATTGCAGAGTTAGAAGGACTATTTTTAGATAAGAAAGAAAAATTTGATTGGCATCCGGGAATGATGCTTCAGGATACTACACTGCAGATACCTTTTATGGCAGATTTAGTAACCTTAGCTGATCCTACTAATCCATTTAGTTTTCTAAATTATATCAAAGAGCAAGGAAGAATCTATTCCTTTTACATTAGAGAGAACTTTCTTTTGCTAAGAAATGAATACAATCAGTATTGTCGGTGGGCGATAGACAAATTAACGAACGTCCATTTTGAAACAGAAGTAGTAGAGATTGCATATGACGAAAAAGGAAAGTATTATACCGTTTTTTCGAAGTGTGTAAAAACGAATAAACGAAACATTTATAAAGCTAGAAGGCTTGTTTTAGGAACCGGAACAAGTCCTTATATACCGAGTTGTTGTAATTCTTTGAAAAAAGAAGCTGTACATTCTAGCTCTTATTTGCCAAGCAAGAAGAAACTACAAGCCAAAAAATCAATAACAGTTTTGGGTAGTGGACAAAGTGCTGCAGAGATTTTCTACGATCTTTTACAGGAAATAGATGATAAAGGATATGAATTAAATTGGATCACTAGGTCACCAAGGTTTTTTCCGCTAGAATATGCTAAGCTTACACTAGAGATGACTTCTCCAGAGTATGTAGATTATTTTTATAATCTACCAAAGCATAAGCGTAATCATTTGATTAATAGTCAAAAACACCTGTATAAAGGGATCAATCAGAATTTAATTGCTGATATATTTGATTTGATATATACAAAACGACTACTAGCGGATGTCAAAATTAATTTAAGAACAAATTCAGAGTTACAGAACGTTACGTATGATGATACTTTGGAGAAATTCTATCTAGAAATCCATCAACACGAGCAAGATAAATACTATCGTCATAGAACAGAAGGATTGGTTTTGGCCACAGGATATCAATATCAAAAACCGAAATTTATTGATAGTATTAGTGATCGAATTCAGTGGGACGAAAAAGGCAGATATGATGTACATCGTAATTATGCGATTGATCATTCCGAAAATGAAATCTTTGTACAAAATGCAGAACTACATACGCACGGATTTGTAACTCCTGACTTAGGAATGGCTGCTTATCGCAATTCGTATATCATCAAAGAATTTATGGGTACTGATTATTACGCTATAGAAAAGAAAGTTGCGTTTCAGCAGTTTGATGTGCTAGAAGAAGAGGAAATTATGATGGAAGCATCGATGAAGTAA
- a CDS encoding heparan-alpha-glucosaminide N-acetyltransferase domain-containing protein has translation MSTIKPNRILAIDFGRGFSVIAMIMVHTLWIHASQDVQSDTFLGHFIHFVGRGTPVFLITMGVSFMVSRNQDIKSALKRGVIILGVAYLMNFLKFLTPILVGLMPDSFIAAYGWEMPLNFEKYAYLLLTGDILQLAGVSLLILAFVRSYIKNKFIILIIAILIAFISPELRGVQSEISGLNYITQLLWSDAYWVYFPVFPWISFILLGMFFGKWYVEMEYNQNELFKRMFIIGLVCIMAGAPLVFTNEEYHFNDFFHLGPGGVIYLAGWNFAVLSIFHWMLSTTRDNFLYQSFYYCSKHVTSLYVIQWVLICWGMVIFGFQSKTEIGTMLLMPLFIGLTFVIHFLINKIRNIYRSNSIILKKRLPIES, from the coding sequence ATGTCAACTATAAAACCAAATAGAATTTTAGCTATAGATTTTGGAAGAGGATTTAGTGTTATTGCTATGATAATGGTCCATACATTGTGGATTCATGCTAGTCAAGATGTGCAATCCGATACTTTTCTAGGACATTTTATTCATTTTGTTGGAAGAGGTACACCAGTTTTTTTAATAACTATGGGAGTATCTTTCATGGTATCAAGAAATCAAGATATAAAAAGTGCCCTAAAACGGGGGGTAATAATTCTGGGAGTTGCATATTTAATGAACTTTCTCAAGTTTTTAACACCCATACTTGTAGGATTAATGCCAGATAGTTTTATTGCGGCATATGGATGGGAAATGCCTTTGAATTTTGAAAAGTATGCATATCTATTATTAACCGGTGATATATTACAACTGGCAGGAGTTTCCTTACTCATATTAGCGTTTGTAAGATCTTATATAAAAAATAAGTTTATAATATTGATAATTGCCATTTTAATCGCATTTATATCTCCAGAGTTAAGAGGTGTTCAATCAGAAATATCTGGATTGAATTATATAACTCAATTGTTATGGAGTGATGCATATTGGGTGTATTTTCCTGTTTTCCCTTGGATATCATTTATTTTATTAGGGATGTTTTTTGGGAAATGGTATGTGGAGATGGAGTATAATCAAAATGAATTATTCAAACGCATGTTTATTATAGGTTTAGTATGTATTATGGCTGGAGCTCCATTAGTATTTACAAATGAAGAATATCATTTTAATGACTTTTTTCATTTGGGACCTGGAGGAGTGATTTACCTCGCTGGATGGAATTTTGCAGTATTGTCTATATTCCATTGGATGTTATCGACAACAAGAGATAATTTCTTATATCAAAGCTTCTATTATTGCAGCAAACATGTAACATCACTATATGTTATACAGTGGGTTTTGATTTGTTGGGGGATGGTAATTTTTGGTTTTCAAAGTAAAACTGAAATCGGTACAATGCTATTAATGCCTTTGTTTATAGGATTAACATTTGTAATTCATTTCTTGATAAATAAAATTAGAAATATCTACAGGTCCAATAGCATAATTCTTAAAAAAAGATTGCCTATAGAAAGTTAA